The following coding sequences are from one Purpureocillium takamizusanense chromosome 14, complete sequence window:
- a CDS encoding uncharacterized protein (TransMembrane:1 (o623-644i)~EggNog:ENOG503NWRR~COG:B): MEPKSCLVCRKRKVKCDRNPGSCRKCDKFGAQCAYAAATAAEEEPNNSNNKTRSAASSSSSYSSSSHYSSSPASRRPGGSGGNQAITKAGLARRRTSRSCIECQRTKAKCSGEAPCCGRCGTRGLPCRYRDAAGSGGGGDNGAYHEAPRASPSRALVDAPWMPPPWLLSRSLPSVHRVRRLLDVYFSLVHTVRCLGFLHIPTFMERFREDNDEEEEGVAYQQDSSGLVHVMCALAAPFYCAHITASSSSSSSSADEDDGSLPPGTRFHEAGRGWAASAMEHLLANFGSAAVECLMAAVLLHEHHLRVGEHAKALLVSGIVARHVQILQLNVEHDDDVLCERRRRQEGPGAAAAGSAGSAAAGAAGAAMSMNWAVVKESRRRLFWACYLQDAFIECGIDQLRFISADDAQVQLPCREDDFIRGTPRVTEMLRRGTVLPFVVDERRDNDGDDVRDLRRCHHHHEGGSSGSSGAANLDLRAFYIRAMWTRSRVLKYVKHLDGDVPWSAKHDSRFQQLDAELADTEASIPDALRMTPANVYLYKASGRLNVFFGLHIVLAQTFNDLYRVGVSGLVFPPSATTWIRDNAPPDFLARCHRVCAAKAAHIAGLLDDLYRCHRESMVDVPFAMHAQVCSGVLVTTLASWMMMGRRRLDDIAQPLLPGRRVFDDDYARMLESNVRVLRHLRRYMKVDLFVESATQALKRFEKLREKHQQQHQQRSRNEGGAGPGDEDGEQPAHDGETVQHPRQFSLDYILNPLGVYPIARTQASERHKPEEFASAAPAPAPAPVARPLTPSSATDPRGQQSAEELMVLDDAFRGSAGTWDWSQVPFLENMGYPMFLENDGLEHGALLYNGGAAGMMQL; encoded by the exons ATGGAGCCCAAGAGCTGCCTGGTCTGTCGCAAACGCAAG GTCAAATGCGACCGCAACCCAGGGTCGTGTCGCAAATGCGACAAGTTCGGGGCACAATGCGCctacgcggcggcgacggcggccgaggaggagcccaacaacagcaacaacaagacaCGTAgcgcggcctcctcctcctcctcctactcctcctcgtcccatTATTCTTCCTCGCCAGCGTCACGGCGTccgggcggcagtggcggcaaCCAAGCCATCACAAaggccggcctcgcgcggcgccgcacctCCCGGTCCTGCATCGAGTGCCAGCGGACCAAGGCCAAGTGTTCGGGCGAGGCCCCGTGCTGCGGCAGATGCGGCACGCGGGGCCTGCCTTGCCGCTATCGTGACGCGGcgggtagcggcggcggcggcgacaacggcgcATATCATGAGGCCCCGCGCGCTTCACCAtcccgcgccctcgtcgatgccccctggatgccgccgccgtggctgctgtcgcgcagcttgccgtccgtccatcgcGTGCGCCGACTGCTGGACGTGTACTTTTCCCTCGTCCACACCGTCCGGTGCCTAGGGTTCCTGCACATCCCGACGTTTATGGAGCGCTTCCGGGAggacaacgacgaggaggaggagggggtcGCATACCAACAAGACTCGTCGGGACTCGTCCACGTCATGTGtgcgctcgccgcgcccTTTTACTGCGCCCACATcaccgcctcttcctcttcctcctcttcttctgcggacgaagacgacggcagcctcCCGCCGGGCACGCGCTTCCACGAGGCCGGAcggggctgggcggcgtccgCCATGGAGCACCTGCTGGCCAACtttggcagcgccgccgtcgagtgcctcatggcggcggtgctgctgcacgagCACCACCTGCGGGTGGGCGAGCACGCCAAGGCCCTGCTCGTGTCGGGCATCGTCGCGCGGCACGTGCAGATCCTGCAGCTCAACGTggagcacgacgacgacgtgctgtgcgagcggcggcggcgccaggagggccccggcgctgctgctgctggttctgctggttctgctgctgccggtgctgccggtgccgccatGTCGATGAACTGGGCCGTTGTCAAGGAGTCCCGGCGGAGGCTCTTCTGGGCGTGCTACCTGCAGGACGCCTTCATCGAGTGCGGCATCGACCAGCTGAGGTTCATatccgccgacgacgcgcaggtCCAGCTGCCCTGCCGCGAGGACGACTTCATCAGGGGCACGCCGCGCGTCACGGAGATGCTGCGCCGGGGCACGGTCCTGCCGTTTGTTGTCGACGAGAGAAgggacaacgacggcgacgacgtgagGGACCTTCGTCgttgtcatcatcatcatgagggcggcagcagcggcagcagcggcgcggcgaacCTCGACCTGAGGGCGTTTTACATCCGCGCCATGTGGACGCGCTCGCGGGTCCTCAAGTACGTCAagcacctcgacggcgacgtcccCTGGAGCGCCAAGCACGACTCGCGCttccagcagctcgacgcggAGCTCGCAGACACGGAGGCGTCCATCCCCGACGCCCTGCGCATGACGCCCGCCAACGTCTACCTGTACAAGGCGTCGGGCCGCCTCAACGTGTTCTTCGGGCTTCACATCGTGCTCGCGCAGACGTTCAACGACCTCTaccgcgtcggcgtctcgggcctcgtcttccccccctcggcgacgacatggatCCGCGAcaacgcgccgcccgacttcctcgcccgctgccaccgcgtctgcgcggccaaggcggcccacatcgccggcctgctggacGACCTGTACAGGTGCCACAGGGAGAGCATGGTGGACGTGCCGTTCGCCATGCACGCGCAGGTGTGTAGCGGCGTGCTGGTCACGACGCTCGCCTcctggatgatgatggggcggcggcgcttaGACGACATCGcacagccgctgctgccgggccgccggGTGTTTGACGACGACTACGCGCGCATGCTGGAGAGCAACGTGCGGGTGCTGCGACACCTGCGGCGCTACATGAAGGTGGACCTGTTCGTCGAGTCCGCGACGCAGGCTCTCAAGCGCTTCGAGAAACTGAGGGAGaagcatcagcagcagcatcaacagCGTAGTCGGAACGAAGGaggggccgggccgggcgacgaggacggagaGCAGCcggcccacgacggcgagaccGTGCAGCACCCGCGGCAGTTTTCGCTGGACTACATCCTGAACCCGCTGGGCGTGTATCCCATTGCGCGGACGCAGGCCAGCGAGAGGCACAAGCCCGAGGAGTTTGcctctgctgctcctgctcctgctcctgctcctgtcGCGCGGCCGTTGACACCGAGCAGCGCCACGGACCCGAGGGGGCAGCAgagcgccgaggagctgatGGTGCTGGATGACGCATTTCGCGGCAGTGCTGGCACATGGGACTGGTCGCAGGTGCCGTTCTTGGAGAACATGGGATACCCGATGTTTCTCGAGAATGATGGCCTGGAGCACGGCGCTCTGTTGTACAACGGAGGAGCCGCTGGTATGATGCAGCTATAG